Genomic window (Zingiber officinale cultivar Zhangliang chromosome 2B, Zo_v1.1, whole genome shotgun sequence):
GCTGGTGCATTTTCAGGAGACGATCCTTGGAGCCTTTCCACTCGACCCATATCATCAAGAGACGTACAGAACATCGCCCGGTGATATGCGATTGGTGATAGGGGCACAAGTGGGAGGTTAGTCAGATGCACTAGTTGTGTGAGAAGGCGACTGGGGCAGGACGGATCGGCTGGAACCCTGTTGAACCCTCCACTGGAGTTCCATGCTCAGCCTGAGGACTAGTCATAGATACAGCCGAGTCGTTGGGAAGAGGACACCCAGTTGTTGCTTGTTGTTATTGCACCAAACTAGCTGCTTGGGCAGCTATGAACAGTTCCAAATCTTCTTGCGACAAAGTTACTACAATGAGTCATCTAGTCTCGTCCATCTTCATGTTTCAGATGCAGGCAGAGTTCCCATAAACGGAGTCAaatatgatcctatctgaaatcgATGGAGATGGTCTACCGGGTACGTGGGTTTGAAGTTGACTGTGTGAAGACTCTAAGCTGGCAAAAAATGACTCCGGGCCACCATGCATGCGAAAAGAACAACAACAACTGGGCCAGGAAGGGGTCCCGATACAGatactctgacactcaagtcagtgatcgaTCGACGTTGTAAACAGTAGATGAACAGTGGATGAGTAATGTAGCTTGTGTATAACATTTACGTAATGTGAGCGTAtcttagggatgacaatttcacccgaatCCGATGGATAATCCGACATCCCATccgaatagaggaggatatggAGGAAATTTTTATACCTGATTATAGTAAATGGGTATTTCGGGTATGGGTATAGAGGCGGATGTGGTAAAATCCTACCCATACCTTATCCGATaaccgatatatatatatacctcatTTTTTATTGAGGAAGAAAACACTTTAGCCCGTTTTCTATCTTAgcaaaaaaagacttagtttatcTCTTTATCTGGTCATCAACATGTATATCATCTTCTTTTTTACGGGAAATGTTCAGCCGATCAAAGGAGCGCGAGACGAGAAAGAGCTGACAAgtacattgaaatattttttttaaaatgaaaatggtagggagtaataggatgatgggtaggatatggatactcgaaactccgacgGGTATGAGGATGTgtatgaaagttaaatacccgatgggtatggggatAGGTATGAGTAtagatataataaattaaatgagGATGAGTACGGAGGATATGAAATCCTACCAAAATCCTACCTATTGTCATCCCTAGCATACCTACACCTGTAGAAGGAGATTCACTTTATAGTATTAATATTTGTTTGTGCACAAATCTCAAAGCGTTTTCAAAAAAGGACATACCATAAAGATGCTCTAACACCTTTCTCAAAATGGATCCACAATCTCTGCGTTTTGTAGAGTGGAAGCTTCTAGAATACAACTTGCATATGGAATATTCTCTGTCATTCGTGGCACAAAGCATTAAAAAAGAATATGAGGTCGTTGGGTTGAAGGGCTCTTAATATGCTCAGCTAGTACACTAATCGAGCCCCTTCCATAGTCCAATTGGTTGTCGCTCATTGGAATGACGAGGTCCAATTTAAGGAATGTCGTCGAAGACTCGTCCTTCGCTCAGCCGCTTTGGTTGAACCAAGTGTCTAGTTTGTTTGGTTGGACGATAAGTCTGATCGGTTAGATTACTTGGTCGGAATAGTTGATCATGTTATCCCCGAGTGATGAGAAAGACTTGACTCTAGAAGATAATGACTCAACTTGAGGTTTCACTAATACTAAGGGACTCGGGATCCGATTAGCCCAAGGATCCGATCGGATAGCCACTCAGCCGAAGGAATCAACAATGTTGTTCTTGAGTGTTGATGCTTCCTTAATTTTGACTGTCATGTTATAGCCGGCCTCTTATACTTTGATCTGACTTATGGATCCATTTTATCCACTGTATAAATAAGATTATgaaattcttttataaatttgACTCACGGTATAACTAGAATTATTCTctatttattataaaataaaaatattaatatctaattaaaaattaaatctctaATTTATTAGGGATATATCAATCTTAAATATTTcttaattttaaagattttttttttacggTGATCATCCCATATGAAATTTATTctcattttattttatcaaaattatttttctataatatttatttttttatttgcgcTACCAACGTATCTCATGTACCAAATACATCTTGCCTGCATAGGAATGGCTTAAGGAAATAAATGAAAAGATTAGAATTTGAATTTAGAGGTTGTCTTTagggaaaaaaaaactttatcttaACAGCTTTAATACCGACCACACAAATATATAAGAAGATAAATATAGATATATAAACATTAGTCGCATGATATGATAAATTTTAGATTGACAATTCTTGAAAATTAACCTCTGtctattatattaaaaatatcatACGTCCATCGTTTATCCTATGCCTTAGAACGGAGGTCATCttttgagtatatatatatatatatataaaagttataTCCGGATAAATCCGATAAATGAATTATGAGAAAAATTATCTACCtctgggaaaaaaaaaaaattatatcagaCATATCCACTATGTGTTCATGGCAGTTGCATGCTTTTGCGCTTTTGCTTCCAATTGGAATCCAACTCAAAAGACACTCCACTTTGTGAATTGCAGTGAGTAGGTAGTTAGGTTTCCCTTCCATTTTCAGCTCTAGGCTCTGCCTCAAAATCTCATGGCGGTGTAGGTTTACTTGTTTTGGTTCTCGGTTTATCTAGTCGAGTCGGACAGTATCGCTATCATTCAATTCTTAGTTTCCAAGTAAATTACTGATAAAACTCTTATAAACATAGATATGATCTTACTCTATAATTATCAAAGTGTTTTAACTTTAAAAGTGTTTGATGGACTAAAATAGATAATTGCATTGTTCATAGAATGCATCTTTAATGCTAACCATGGTCTCTTTAAGACACTAGGGGACCTCAAATTAAGCTCCACTTTAAGACTGAAGTACTCGGGAGTTTCAGCTAGTGGCACCTCAGTGCTCTCACTGTCTTCTTTTTCCTCCCATTAAAACTGTCTTTATGCATAGATTAGAAAACATCATCACTGAGTTTTCTGCATGTTCTTTTGGACCCAATTGCACACAAAATATATTTATAGTTAAAATTGTTGCTGTGTAAAACGAAGATCACATATGCAAATTGTAGAAATAGTCTCTTGTAATATTGGATAATATTGCATATAATAGATGTAAGGTAGTCTGATTCTTCTGTGAAATGTCAATATATTGACTGAAGTttggtgcaaaaaaaaaaaaaaaaaaacaaagagagacTTTGTCTTCCATTAGTGGCTTCCTACTTTCTTCCAAAATGGTGAACTAATTAAAGGTCAAGCCACCTTGTTTTTGTTGTGGGAAATGTCTCTGATTGCTGTACTACTGAACAAACCTGGATGTTTCCTGCCCAAGTGGCTCTTGCTCATGCAGTGAATTTCACTACTCTGATTGCTTTCTTGAAACAGAGGACGAGAGAAAGGACAAGAGAGTGCCAACTTCTTAAACAACACTTATCCATTAAAAACAAATTCTGAAAGCAACCACGATATAAAACAGtaataataattatgattttatccACAACCATATGAATTCCTCTATATCATTTACTAATTAAATTTTTGTTTAGGAATTCTAGAAGTAAATATATCATGGCATAAACTAGTATTTTAGTGCCATAGTATGAAATGGGACACAAATTGAGGAAGAGCTTTACTACTTTTTATtaatacaaacaaaaaaaaaggagaaatgcTTTAAAAATTTGAACCTAGTGGAATCATCAAAGAAGATACCAAATCAGTCTCTTCCTCTCAATTCCCTTTTTAATTCATTTAGGTTTCCATTGTCTCCTCCTTTTTTCTCTATAAATTCCACCTCCACCTTCTGCTCCAATTCCCTTCCCTCTTCCTCCCCTCTTCTCCATTTCTCAACTTCATTGAGATTCTGCTGCTCTGTTCTTTGGTTTTTAACCTTCTTCTTCCTAAAATTTAACTCAGGGAAACTCTGCGCAGATTTTGTCTAGGAACTGTGTTCATCTCATAGACCTTCAAAAAAATCTGATTTTTACTCGAATTCAGGAGTAAAAATCCCATCTTACAGTTTCATGTATCGTATCTTTCTGTTGAGGTTTCTCATTGATGTCGCCTACCCTAAGTGAAGCTCTACTCTGCGGGTTTATGATCAATTCCACTCTCCGGAGGACTCATCTTGTTCAATCCTTCTCGGTCGTCTTCCTTTACTGGTTCTACGTCTTCTCGTGAACTTTTTTCGCCATCTCCGACGCCTGAAACCACTCTGTAGTGCATCtcttcttttcttgcgatcaacAATCAACTTCAAAACCACACAATTCAGCTCAAATTCCTCGTCGTAAATCGCGCATGGCTTCTCCTGGTGGGACATCGACTTGCTCGGAAGAAGGCGGCCTGCTGGCTGCGGTGGAGCAGAGGAAGCGGAAGAGGATGATATCGAACCGGGAGTCCGCGAGGCGGTCGAGGATGCGGAAGCAGAAGCACTTAGACGGTTTGACGGCGCAGTCAAAGCAGCTGAGGACGGAGAAGGAGCAACTGGTGACGAGCTTGAGCCTGACGCAGCAGCAGTGCGCTGCGGTGGAGGCGGAGAACTGCGTGCTGAGAGCGCAGGGGACGGAGCTCAGCCGCAGGCTGCAGGCTCTCGAAGAGATCCTCTGCCTCGTGGGCAGCCTCAGCGGCGGCTCTCCGGCGAACTTGGGAGGAAACTTCAACTCCTCCAGTTCATGGGGCAGCTTCATGTGCATGAATCAGCCGATCATGGCCGCGGCTGAAAGCCTGTTCTACTGCTGAGATAGACGCAGAATGCAATACAAAGCTCTGCACAGAGCTTCGTGTGAAAGCTCCCTTAGAGTCGTTGGATCAGGGAGAAGGGATTACTAATAAATTgtgttggttttggtttggtttgatttggtttgatttaagttaattaatttcatCACTTGGGTCGAAATCGAACTCATGCAACTATTTGGTAGAGGATAGCTTCCTACGTGACAATAAACTGAATATGTTCGTGTTTACCACACGAAACTCTCCACATATGTACATAGTTATGatgacaaaaggtgaatacgttcgtcccCAGTGTCCCCGTCAATTCATTCCAAGGTTAACACGGAGAAGATAAATCACACACATATAAATAGTCATGAATTCCGTATAAGATGGAGATGAACTCTTTGAAAACATTCAATAAAATTGCTCTTACACATGGATAACACACGTAATTaaagaatgatttaaaattttcatttaatatatatTAGTTTACTAGAAACGAGTCGTGacacaataataaaattattgttaTATGATATAGAGGTCGATTCAAATCATAAAAATAACCTCTTGTAATATAAGATAAAATTGTGTACAATCACTCAATGTAATTGATTCTTCCTCAGGACTCATATTGATGGGAGTTTATCATGCATTAGACTAGCTTTTTATATATTAGCTTGCTAAacatacctaacttaacttatgtgCTAAAGGATATGAATTGCTTAGTTCATGttgagaaatttgattttaaatataaTGATGGATTAAACAATAAGCATGCCAATTAGTGATACCTAATTAAGAATTAGGTATATCATCTCATGCATATAATATCATAGATAATCACTATTGTTGATGTCCAACTTTgctaattcctttttctttttatgaatTTGATTAGAAGGGTGGCCTCTTGATCAATCAAACTTAGTTAACTTATCAACAAACTTAGTTTACGACCATAAGTAATAAGTTTAGAATTTTGGGTGGGTTGGTGTTGTGAACGAGTTTAACAAATTCTAGTCGCATAGTTTGACCTTGTTCAATCAGTTTGAGGAAGAGTGTGAGTTTTAGAGATAAACCAAACCAATactgaattaattaattatttctttACATAATTACTTGTCTCAATCTCTTCCGATTGACCAAAGCTAGCAATATACGAGACCCATATCATAAGTAAAGTCATGaaaatatacatatatattaATCATTGTTGCAGAATGATCCAACGTACCTAATTAAAAAATTACTCCATGATCTCTTTCTTCCTCACTAAATATTtctttctaattctttttctttcttgtgCTTCTCACGCCAATAAGAATTGCAAGAGTAATCAACTGCACTACTTTCCTACCTACTGAAAACTCGATCCAACTCTCTTTCTCTTTATGTATATATAAATGCAATCAAAGATCCTTCATCAATTCATCAATTCATCAATTCACAGTAGGAAAatgtcgtcttcttcttcttcttgcataaATATTGTACTTGTAACAGTAGCTTTGCTCACTGTGTCCGGGTCTCATGCTGATCAGTTGAGCTCCTCCTTCTACGATGAGTCATGCCCGGGCTTGACCGACCTCGTCCTCACCGCCGTCGCGCAGGCTCAGCTGTCGGATCCCCGGATGCCGGCGAGCCTCGTCAGGCTGCACTTCCACGACTGCTTTGTGGATGTACCAAAttattaaaggcctaattaattaattaatcaattgttTCTGGCCGCAGTACGATCATCCATTTGTGGTTTGTGTAGGGTTGCGACGGGTCGGTGCTGCTGGACGACAGCGAGATGATCGTGAGTGAGAAGGGTGCGACTCCAAACAAGAACTCGGCCCGGGGGTTCGACGTGATCGACGACATAAAGAGCcaagtggagagtgtgtgtcCCGGAGTCGTCTCGTGCGCCGACATCCTGACTTTGGCAGCTGAAGCTTCTGTCTTCTTAGTAAGTGTATTCGGTGTGAACAATATTTTCAACGAGCTAGGGTTAATTAGCTAACCCTAATAGTTGATCTGTAATCTtaatggatggatggatggatggatagTCTGGAGGTCCATCATGGGACGTTCCGCTTGGAAGGAGAGATGGCACCACTGCTAATAAGGATGGAGCCAACAAGAATCTTCCTACCCCCCTCGACACACTCGATGTCCTTCAATCCAAGTTCTCGGCGGTCGGTCTCGATGACATTGATCTCGTCGCTTTATCAGGTAAttaatgttattggacgaaactGAAAATGGTGTCTTGTTTTTTAGAATAGTTAAAAATGATGTCTTTTTTTTTCACTGCtatacattttattttattttcaaaattatctttatttttgatGCTATTGGAATAACTATAAGATCATGGTTGTTAGGCAATTATAACAATCCGATCTCGTAGCTGTTATATAATTATAGTAGCTTCAATTTCATAACTACTACAACTACATAGTTATAATAATTACGATTTCATAACTGCTATACAATCATAATGATTCTGTAGCTACTATAACTATACAGTTATAGTAGTTATGATCccatgtagctactacaacataatGTTAATTGTATTGATTAGAAATAAATTGTTTATATTATAGTACTTATGATTCGTAACTACTATAATATGATATTGATATGTGTTGATCAATATTGGTAAGTATTGACTAGAGATTAAATGCTCATACTACAAGAACAATAACTGTAGTTAATGTTATTAATGTTGATCAAAATCAAAGTATTGTTATAATATAATGTTGACTAATGTTAACTAGAAATCAAAGTATTTATATTGTAGTAGTTATGAACTATAACTACTATAACACAGTTTATTAGTGTAGATCAAAGTTGaagtatgtatattatagtaGTTACAAACTATAATTGTTACAGTTTATTTATTTTGATCAGAGTTGAAGTGTTTATATTTTAGTAATTATAAACTCATAGCTACTATAACAacgtcaaaaataaaaataattttaaaaataaaatgtacTAAAATAGGAtgagactatcttttgataataaatcAAAAAGTGTCCCTATTTGAAGATTCTAATAAAGGGTACCTTTTTATTTTTGCTCAATGTTATTAGCTATCAACTAAgttatttgtttttaaaatattaaataaataatatagaaTATCTTATTTGtagaaattcaatgaatcatattATGTCATTAATTATATGATATAAAAACATTTGATTTCTTTTCTCTATGTAATAAGATGGTTTTTTCTATAACCTTTAACAAAGACAACTCATAACTATGAACTTACGCTTTCGATTTAATATTTTCAATGACTATATTTAATATGAGTAGTAGATCCTTTCGTATGTGATACGATAATGTAATTAAGTTATCATCATTTTTATATAATATTATCAACATGCTATTAAAACTTAAGGGCTAATGGTTTGTTAATTATCATAATTGAAGGAGCTCATACATTTGGGCGAGCACAATGCAAAACCTTCAGCAGTCGGCTCTACAACTACAGTGGCACCTTGAGCCCTGACCCGAGCTTGGATCCCTCCTACTTAGCGATACTAGAAGAGAATTGTCCTCAAGGAGAGATCGGGACGACACTCAACAATCTCGATCCCACCACGCCTGATGCCTTCGATAACAACTACTACTACAACCTTCAGAATGGCCAAGGCCtcctccagaccgatcaggaactctaCGCTGATACCAGCTCTGCTTTAGCATCGATCATCGATCGGTATGCAAGTGACGATGGCAGCCTATTCTTCGAACACTTTGCGGTGTCCATGATCAACATGGGGAGCATTAGCCCGCTGACCGGAAGTGATGGGGAGGTGAGGTTCGATTGTAGAAAGATCAATGCAGGCTAGATCGATCAGAGACTAGTTTAAATATAAAGATTTATAAGTTTATTTGGTGATTTCTGATTAATTTGTGTGTGCGGATGTGTATAAATATTGGATTTATCAGGTTAATGGACGTACTGATATTTTTGTTTGTGATTTGCTTAATCTTTTTAAGTAAATTGTTTTACTAAATGGTGTTGAATTAATTGTTAGGAGTAAACCTTTAGTTATTCAGcaatagtatacatcagccaacCACCCAGTGGGGAGCCAGAAATTAAAATATACTCGAGTTAAGTTATATATAGAAAAAAATCCCCAAGCTAAAATGGTTAAACGTATAAAGAAATTTCTAAATATATGGAATTTTTCCATAAACCTTGGGATGACTGGGGCTAAAGTCCAAGTAGGCTAACATCTAGCTCCGCCCTTGCAAACACCATGCTTGCCCCACAAAACTCAACAGATGAGGACGGAGAAGGAGCAacgtaactggcgatgagcttgAGCCAGCGGTGGTGGCGACGGCAGACGGCTCTCCGACGAACTTGGGAGGAAACTTAAACTCCACCAGTTCATGGGGCAGCTTCATGTGCATGAATCAGCTGATCATGGCCTCGGCTGAGGGCATGTCTCTGGCTGAGATAGCCGCAGGATTCAACACAAAGTTCTGCACAGAGCTTCTTGTAAAAGCTTCCTTTGGAGCCGTTGGATCAGGAAGAAAGGGGTGTTGTTGGTTTGGTTTAGGTGAGTTAGTCGCATCACTTAAGTTGTAATCAAACCCATTCGCGTGTGCAACTGACCGGTAGAGGAAAACCTCCTGTGTGACGATAAATTAAATATACACCTTAATTAGTAAGATAATGAGAATTATAAAGTGCGGGCTAAATAAGTAgtcaaattttat
Coding sequences:
- the LOC122049407 gene encoding bZIP transcription factor 11-like, encoding MASPGGTSTCSEEGGLLAAVEQRKRKRMISNRESARRSRMRKQKHLDGLTAQSKQLRTEKEQLVTSLSLTQQQCAAVEAENCVLRAQGTELSRRLQALEEILCLVGSLSGGSPANLGGNFNSSSSWGSFMCMNQPIMAAAESLFYC
- the LOC122049408 gene encoding peroxidase A2-like, which codes for MSSSSSSCINIVLVTVALLTVSGSHADQLSSSFYDESCPGLTDLVLTAVAQAQLSDPRMPASLVRLHFHDCFVDGCDGSVLLDDSEMIVSEKGATPNKNSARGFDVIDDIKSQVESVCPGVVSCADILTLAAEASVFLSGGPSWDVPLGRRDGTTANKDGANKNLPTPLDTLDVLQSKFSAVGLDDIDLVALSGAHTFGRAQCKTFSSRLYNYSGTLSPDPSLDPSYLAILEENCPQGEIGTTLNNLDPTTPDAFDNNYYYNLQNGQGLLQTDQELYADTSSALASIIDRYASDDGSLFFEHFAVSMINMGSISPLTGSDGEVRFDCRKINAG